In the genome of Octopus sinensis linkage group LG12, ASM634580v1, whole genome shotgun sequence, one region contains:
- the LOC115217827 gene encoding SCAN domain-containing protein 3-like — MSNFVEKIVEIHQKTIFSIQVDDSTIHNQAIILVFVRFINEDDIREEMLFIKSLSETTNVEDIFNEVMQYFNDKNIPLTNLINTASDGAAAMTGKVKGFVSRMK; from the coding sequence ATGTCTAATTTTGTTGAGAAGATTGTGGAAATTCACCAAAAGACTATTTTTTCTATCCAGGTTGATGATAGCACAATTCATAACCAAGCTATCATTCTGGTGTTCGTCAGATTCATCAATGAAGATGATATAAGGGAAGAAATGTTATTCATTAAAAGTTTGTCTGAAACTACTAATGTAGAAGATATATTCAATGAAGTAATGCAGTACTTTAATGATAAAAACATTCCATTGACTAATTTGATCAACACTGCATCAGACGGAGCTGCAGCAATGACTGGAAAAGTGAAAGGCTTTGTTTCTAGAATGAAATGA